The Arachis hypogaea cultivar Tifrunner chromosome 14, arahy.Tifrunner.gnm2.J5K5, whole genome shotgun sequence DNA window ATCTATTTTGTTGTCCTCAGAGGGGTAATGAGTTTATCTATTTTCTCCTTAATATAATAATCGATATTAGTTGCGTTTAGCAAGAGTTTCAATTTTAGGATAGAAATATATactaagataaaaattaaaaaaaaaaaaacttccatGCACAAATATTCTGCATTAATGCAAGCTCTAAAGAAGCACTACCCTCAAGATATAGTATAGAGGATAGAAAATATTTTGTTCCAAATGAACAAGATATTGAGGAATTGTCCATACGTGaaataataattattgatataGGCCCTTTCCACAAAAAAGGGAATCTTTTGTTACAATAGAAACAGAAGTGATATTGATTATTCAAGAATCAAAGTCGATTTGCTTTAAAAAAAGAGGATATCAATGAACCTCTATGAAATGGTTTCACGGGATTCAGCCAATTGTCTTGATCGTGGGATATCATTGAAACATAGGAATCCGTGTTATCAAAAGAACAGTCTAACCTGATAATTTACATCGGTGATTGTTTTTATGACTTGAATTCGTAATCTTAAAGTAATACGAAAAATCGGAAATAACTCAACCATTACTCTAAAACTCCACTTCAGATATTAAGATAAAGATAAGCCATAAGAAGTTATATCTTTCTTACAAGACAAACATTTTCTGTGTTTATGATTTGTGTGTTTCAATAACTCTATTTCTATACCAAAACAGCTACTAAGCGTGCATAAAGAACATTTCATCTCTTATGACACAGCACCCAGGTGGTGTTAACATCCCAAATAGCAAATATCAACCATTTTAATTTTGCTACTTTGATGATGGTTTTCAGGGAAAAGTTGAATTCTATGAACCTTCTACTTTACATGGCACCTATAGCAATGTTGGTGTTGCTTCCAGCAACATTACTGATGGAGAAGAATGTGATTGGGACCACAGTGGATCTTGCAAGAAATGATATCAGAATTGTATGGTATCTGCTGTTCAGCTCCTCTCTTGCATATTTTGTTAACTTGACCAATTTTTTGGTCACAAAACATACAAGTGCACTCACCCTTCAGGTATTTCCCAATAGCATGTTTTCCAATCAAATACATTTTGAGGGGTTTTTCTTGTCATTGGATGAATATAGTAGCTCCTCTAAAGTAAAAtagactcaattaaaaaacatGATGAGTGCATTCACCACTAATTAGATCAGATAACTAATAAAGTGCACAATAATTATAGCTTACTTAACAGAAATTATTCtatccttttaaaaaaaatcaaattttctttaaagttttcTTTCATTATCATTTGATAAAGAAATATCCTACATAACGGCTTATCGCAAGATATTTGTTCACCGAACTGCCATTTTCAGTATAGTATTTACAAGGAACAATATTCTGTATCACTCACCATTATTAAATTTCATGTGCACATCAGCATATGGTGAGATTAAGAAAAGTGTGCATAGAAGAGTGACTTTGATACTTCTTTGCTTTGGGGTCAGATATCAACTCCATAAAGcaataaattaataaactaaaGACTCATCAcattgtaacaccctcactaatAGAATATCACACTTCCACTGCACCACTCTGATGGCGAGGTCATTAAAGTAAAGGCTCCTATCATATATAGACGAGCAGGAGAGTCTCTATAATGCCCTCGCTGTCAGTGTAGCGCAGTGGAAGCATAATATTCTGTTAGTAAGGGATACACATGATTTAGGAGATGCATTCAGTTCCTTAAGTCATCTGTGGTGTAAACCAACTAAATATAAATGTGATTTGCCAAATCTTTTCACAGGTTCTAGGAAATGCAAAGGGGGCAGTTGCAGTGGTTGTCTCAATTCTGATATTCAAGAATCCAATTTCAGTTATAGGAATGATGGGCTATGCACTCACAGTCACTGGAGTCATTCTGTACAGTGAAACCAAGAAGAGGTATagctgaaattttgaaaaagaaaaaaaaaatttaaacacaattACCAATCAAAGAGTACATAATACACCATACAAGCGAAAGGACCATTGGAGAATATGAACTTTCAGCAATTGTGTTATGTTAATAGGAAAAGGAAAATTTCAcctatttctttttttaatcatTTATTTTAGCATGTATGTACGTGTCCACAGAGCAAGACTTGAAGGTCATTATACTTCTTACATTTGTTACCTACACGATATTCACAAGAATGTAGCACCAAAAACAATGAATGAATACCCGAATTAGATTCCTACATACCTTCATATTTTGAGAGATGATGTTTCTTTTGTGTTCTTCTATCTGGCAAATTTTAAACCTTCCAGTTATGTTTCTTTTGGGTCTTGATCTGAATATTTCCTTAGGAGTATACCAAAATGCACTAAGACcgcaacaaaataaaattataaaacaaaaatgTAGCCAACATCTACAAAaggattttcttttctttaaggGATTAACGGAGGGGACACATTTTGCAAGGAAAGATAAACCTTTTTGTCAAACAATTCAGTAGCATACATACGAAGCATGTAAGTTACTATATCAAAATTTCTAACCATCTTAGTTTCTATCGCTTATTGAAACAACTAACCTATTTAGACACCAGGGATTGGATACTTAGTAGTAAGATCTTCAACTTTACTACGCAACTTTGAGACTTTGTCTCCCAAAGGAAACTCTGGAGATGTTACGAACTTCAAAAAGTCTTGTAGTTTTGTCCCTGAGACCAGACTCTTGGCTTCGAGACTTATCTGCACACCCTCATGAATCAAGTCTGCTATTAATGTGAATTCTTTCTCCCCAAGTCCTCTTGTCGTCATTGCAGGCGATCCAATGCGAATGCCTCCCGGAACTAGGGCGCTTTTGTCGCCTTTTGTGATTTGGCATGTCAGTGAAATGTAGCATAATCATCACCAAGAATACATTAGAAAATAATACATTAAGGATCTCACCTGGCACTGAATTCTTGTTGAGGGTTATGGAAGCCATGTCCAGAATCTTCTCCACTCGGGCGCCATCAATACCCTAAAGGATGTAATGCCAATTAATATGATACATAGCCAGAATAAGGAAAGGGtggtaattttttatattatgcaATATGATCATGTCTTTTTACATATAAAAGCATGTGAAGCTTTACAATGCAATTTACACTGCAAGTTTGCAAGAAAAGAGAGAATTAAGAATCTACTCTGACAATTTAAACAAAATGAGAGCAGAGGCTTACAGATGGCCGCAGATCAACAAGAACCAGGTGGTTATCACTACCACCAGAGACCAGTTTATACCCATGCTCGATTAACTGGTTAGCCAGAGCTCTACAGTTAGACACCACCTGCAAGATGGCAGCCACATGCATGCTTGGTGGTTAGGAAGTAGCTTAATATGCCCAATTCTAACCAACAATGAAAAGACATATACCTGATTCTGGTAAATTTTAAATTCCTGAGATTGGGCATGCTTCAAGCAAACTGCTAGTCCTCCAATAGTGTGGTTATGAGGACCACCCTATTCAATTGATTCAGCACAATATTAGAATCTCAAACTAACAAAggtaaagaaaacataaatatgTCAGACTGCATAGGTGTATACGATCCTCGCATCCTCTCAATAAGCTAGCGGGACATTGCTAATTTACCTGAAGGCCAGGAAAAACGGCATTGTTGATGGCAGACTCTAGATCGACACCATGCACGGGATCTTTCTTGAAGAATATCATTCCACCTCTTGGACCTCTCAAGGACTGGAGGGAAAAATATATAATGGATTAAGTAACCAGTATGTTTCGTAAGTATGACAACGAAAAATTACATGTTAGATGGATTCGAATAAAACAATAACAtggttttttaaaaaacaaaaacacaatATGGAAAAGCCTCATGATAGACCTTATGGGTTGTGGTGGTCACAATATCACAAAACTCAAAGGGATTAGCAAGCACAGATGCAGCAACAAGCCCACTTATATGAGCCATATCCATCATAAGAAAAGCGCCTACTTCATCTGCAATCTTCACGAGTATAAGACATAATTAGCTTCTTGCCAATCATGATGTGAGGACATATCATGAGCAAGATAAATTCCAGAAAATAATCAGATAGAAAACATACTTTTCTGAAGTGACGGTAGTCAATGTCTCGAGGATAAGCACTAGCACCAGCAATAATGAGTTTTGGCCGGAAGATAATAgcagttttctccaacatatcataaTCAATAAGACCTTATATGATTCCAAAAAAGGTTAAAATTTTATCAAAGAAATTAGCAACTATATCTGCActaattcaattacaaaaaaatacCTGTTGACTCATCAAGTCGATAAGGCATAGATTCAAAATAAATTGATGTTCCTGATACACGTCTTTTAGGTGTCATGAATCCATGCGACAAATGTCCCCCATGAGGCAAGTCCAAACCCTAGCAACTTACCATAGTAAGTTAAGACCATCACAGACCACTATATAGTGTTGgttaaattaaagtaaatgaaaagTAGTTTACCATTATTCGATCATGCGGTTTGAGAATTGCAGTATATACTGCAAAATTAGCTGGGGAACCAGATAATGGTTGAACATTTACACCCCACTTCTCTCCATCTACATGGAATGCAGCTAGTGCCCTTTCTTGGCATAGGATCTCAAGCTCGTCAATAAACTCATTACCACCATAGTACCTTACAAGTATAACGAGTACCCAATCAGTAAGATTAAAGAAGGAAAAAGGAACCAAACTTTTAAGTTTAATAATATGAAAAAGTAAATGGTGACTCTACCTTTTACCCGGTAGCCCTTCAGAGTACTTGTTTGTGAGGCATGAACCAACTGCTTCCATCACTGCTCTAGAAGTAAAATTCTCAGAGGCAATAAGCTCTAGACTTTTAAATTGTCGGTCCTTTTCCTTGTCAATAATTTCACGAACCTCGGGATCAGCTTCACTCAAGCCGTAGTCCAAGAACTTGCTTCCATCCCCTGATATTTGCAT harbors:
- the LOC112743580 gene encoding serine hydroxymethyltransferase 3, chloroplastic is translated as MQATVGVAMMGSLQQPVWTKGMSFPSNKGYGGNGFIPQLTFHNAKPCKASPVEGSLVTGAPSSLSVSVPEIGGDGSKFLDYGLSEADPEVREIIDKEKDRQFKSLELIASENFTSRAVMEAVGSCLTNKYSEGLPGKRYYGGNEFIDELEILCQERALAAFHVDGEKWGVNVQPLSGSPANFAVYTAILKPHDRIMGLDLPHGGHLSHGFMTPKRRVSGTSIYFESMPYRLDESTGLIDYDMLEKTAIIFRPKLIIAGASAYPRDIDYRHFRKIADEVGAFLMMDMAHISGLVAASVLANPFEFCDIVTTTTHKSLRGPRGGMIFFKKDPVHGVDLESAINNAVFPGLQGGPHNHTIGGLAVCLKHAQSQEFKIYQNQVVSNCRALANQLIEHGYKLVSGGSDNHLVLVDLRPSGIDGARVEKILDMASITLNKNSVPGDKSALVPGGIRIGSPAMTTRGLGEKEFTLIADLIHEGVQISLEAKSLVSGTKLQDFLKFVTSPEFPLGDKVSKLRSKVEDLTTKYPIPGV